CCATCAGTCTTGCCAAATGCGAATTTGCTCGCATGAAGGATGTTTCTTACCTAATCATCATTGAGAAAGTTATTTTGTAAATATTTTCATATTTCTTTGCAGGGTTATATGTGCAACACAAAAAATAGCAGGCTCCATTAAAAACTAAAAATAAGCATCCAGAATTGTTGAACATGATAGTAAAATGTTGTCTTTACATAGAAGAGTAAAGATACAAGAACGAGGGAGAATCCCTCCAAGCACACAAATCCTTAATGATGCAAAAAGATCTAAAAGGAAGGAAATAGCTGGCTGCATGACAAATGACAGATAAAAGGTGAAGTGTCTAGGTCAACACCGATGTAAAATTATCCATTCAGAGCACCCACTCAAGCACCTCATCCATGAAGACAAGACGTGCACACTTGTGCTTGACCATCTGAAGGGCCTGTCGGTCACCACCGTCGCTAGGGATCATCTCTATGCCGGTGAGCAGAGAAAAGTACCCACCTAACAGTCCTGCTGCAAAGGTCTTAGCAATGAGAAACTTGCCGCCACCCAGGGGGAGAAGCTCGAGCTGTTTTGGAAGCCACGCCTCTCCCTCAGGCAGGTTCAGATCTTCCCATACTTTGGGCGCAGTGGGCTGCTGTCCATTGTACATGGCAGAGAGGTCCGTAGCACACAGGTGGTTGGGGTTTAAGGCTGAGAAGCCAAACCACAGATTGAACTCAGGGACGTACTGAGCTCTACCACGAAAGGGCAGCATCCATTCCCCGACGTGACTCCATCCTCGAGGCTCACTATACTGGTCGCGCGGTGTCTCGAAGCTGTAGGTGCCGATGCCGCCATCGCCTGATATGTAGATTGTGGAGACACCGTCGCCATCGACCATGGTGGTGAAGGAGGTAATAAAGGATGGTTGGTACCCAGGTTGGTGGACAAAGGGAGGCGGCGATAGAAGTCGCCAATGCCATTGCGGCAACAAGTTGTTCCTCCATTTTCTGGGCGTGCGCTGAAGGACCTCAAAGCATTGTTGGGCGCCCTTCCTGGGGTTCGAATCCAGGACATACATTCTGTCTTCTTCGTCGGCGTCAGGGTGCGCCACGGACAGGCACATGGGTCTGTGTCCCTTGGGCTTGTTGAGGCGGCCTAGGCAGGTGTGGATACGATTGTCGGCGTCATACAGCCCCGCATCGCCCATCGTATTGACATACACCATTCTGCCTTCGCTGGTGGCGCGGGGGGTGAAGAGCCCGAACATATCGAGGGTGGATCCAGGAACATCTATTGCAGCGATGTTGATGCTTGGGGTCGGCAGCTCCTGGATCTGCATCGCTGGAAACGACTCGAAGTTGATGCTTGGGGTCGGCAGCTCCTGCATCTGCGTCGCTGGGAAAGATTCCTTCTTCTTGGCTACTTCAACGGCTGCTGCTTCTGCTGAACCGTAGAAGAAATTACGGTAAGGATCGATGCGGCGCACAGAATAGAAGCCTTCCGTCCAGTTCCGCGTCACAAGATTTACAAACTGCCTCTTCATCCTCGTCTCTGCAACACCACAACAAAATCGGACCTTCTTAGCATTCTCTGAtaaaaggaaaaaataaacagATTGCGAAGAACGTAAAGGTGGAGACTTTTGACGAATAAAATACCTGAATTTGGTGATCAACAAGCCTTTCCGCTAGATCTATATGAGGTTGGGACAAaccggcggcggggtggtggaGAGGGGAGGGGGGCTATGCGGCGGGGGCTGCTGAGATGGTAGCTAGGTTTTGCCGACTTGCTCTCTCTCCGGTTCCATAAGATGCGGGCGCTTGTGATCGGGCGCTTGTGATCGGCGCCTGGATCTAATTCCCGTCCGTTTCAGCCAGGTAGGCATGATTCCAGGTCTATTCCCTAGCGTCGCTGCCTAACGACGCGCCCGGCGCTTCGTCCAAATTCTCTGTACGCTAGGTGGGCCTTTAGTTGTTTTTTAATCATCTAAGCGTCTCACTGCGTTGGAGGATAGGCTCTTAGGTGGGCGCTTCATGCCGCGAAAATCCCAAATCCTTCCTTAAGCGTCTAGATAAGCATCCCTGCATTGTAGATGCCCTAAGGAGATTCCCACAGACTTGGGCCATGAGCCGAACAACAGTTTACACGAAAAGCCCATCCATTTAGGTGTCGCTGACCAGCAAATAAATAATTTTGTCTATAAAaagcaaataaataaataaatataccTTTTTTTAATCTATGGCCAATCCGCAGACAGAGATCTTGGGCCAGATCCGTATACATTCAGCACCCTCGTTACAGCATTTGCTAAGCATGAAAAGCGATTAGAGCTATGCTTATGTGCATGAAAATTAAACCCATTGAGCATTGCATGAAGGGCGGCCAACCAGCTATGACACGTGGCGCTAGCTGATTGGCCGTGGTGAAAAAACTTTTGGGATATTATTTTTAGATGAAGGCGATGAATATTTTTAAAGGTTATTTTTTTTAGATGGAGGTGATGACCCCACATCTTTTTTTAAATGGAGGGCTATACAAAGTGGCGCTCGCTGGTAGGTTGCGTTGataatttttcttttcttttcttttttacttCTTTTTCTAGATGAAGGTGAGGATTTTTTTAAATGTTTTTTAGATGGAGGCGAGGACCCCATCTATTTTTTTAATGaaaacatgcacacaattttctCTGAAGCGGCACCATAGGGTAGCGCCCTAACCACTAGTACAAGAGAAATGATGGCACCCAGAGATGAGGAAGAGCGTAGCAAGCGACGAAATGCTTCGGGGAGTTGAAAGCTCCGAAAAATATGGGAGCGGACGGAGCACCACTTTGACAACTCCATAAAAATACGCTGCGGGCCGCTTCGCTTTGGCCGCTCCAGGAAGTGAGTTGTGGAGCGGAGAGCTGCCGAACATGGCATATATATACTAGTACtaacgcccgtgcgttgcaacgagCTAAAAAATATAAACATGCTCCATATGGCATTATGCAACACTTCTTATATCTAATTTTGACTAACGTCAGAAATAAGGTTACACTGAGCATAGCATTTTGGACGTGAAGAAGCCACCCCAACGACACCTAATTCAACTCCACACTTTCATCCAATGAAATAGTAGTTGTACATGGAATAGT
The sequence above is a segment of the Aegilops tauschii subsp. strangulata cultivar AL8/78 chromosome 6, Aet v6.0, whole genome shotgun sequence genome. Coding sequences within it:
- the LOC109781729 gene encoding uncharacterized protein — protein: MKRQFVNLVTRNWTEGFYSVRRIDPYRNFFYGSAEAAAVEVAKKKESFPATQMQELPTPSINFESFPAMQIQELPTPSINIAAIDVPGSTLDMFGLFTPRATSEGRMVYVNTMGDAGLYDADNRIHTCLGRLNKPKGHRPMCLSVAHPDADEEDRMYVLDSNPRKGAQQCFEVLQRTPRKWRNNLLPQWHWRLLSPPPFVHQPGYQPSFITSFTTMVDGDGVSTIYISGDGGIGTYSFETPRDQYSEPRGWSHVGEWMLPFRGRAQYVPEFNLWFGFSALNPNHLCATDLSAMYNGQQPTAPKVWEDLNLPEGEAWLPKQLELLPLGGGKFLIAKTFAAGLLGGYFSLLTGIEMIPSDGGDRQALQMVKHKCARLVFMDEVLEWVL